From Pagrus major chromosome 6, Pma_NU_1.0, one genomic window encodes:
- the fndc10 gene encoding fibronectin type III domain-containing protein 10, translated as MPSGRAPSWSLDDGVSPLCAYRVFEGGIGGQLCFRHTLPGYTCGKGDCRTVVSLGSLVANFLTNGSVLLQWTHEGQSTMTEKPRETAAGQNSSGTNLTREETLRSDSVAGGRRRHRRGGFELSCWWNGSYTQFECPGVHLGSGCRDFLLTELHENIPYRICLRSLARSDPAQRADHQDCVEFTLPPSGMQDIVIAMTTVGGAICVMLVIICLLVAYITENIMSPTAQHTYSYRTHSRH; from the coding sequence GTCTGGCAGGGCACCAAGCTGGAGCCTGGACGACGGGGTGTCACCGCTGTGTGCCTACCGGGTGTTCGAGGGGGGCATCGGGGGCCAGCTGTGCTTTCGACACACGCTGCCTGGGTACACGTGTGGTAAAGGAGACTGCAGGACAGTGGTGTCTTTGGGGAGTCTGGTGGCAAATTTTCTCACCAATGGCAGCGTACTGTTACAGTGGACCCACGAGGGACAATCCACAATGACCGAGAAGCCAAGAGAGACTGCGGCTGGTCAGAACAGCAGCGGGACAAACCTGACCAGAGAGGAAACTCTCAGATCAGACTCTGTTGCGGGAGGCAGGCGACGCCACAGACGGGGAGGCTTCGAGCTGAGCTGCTGGTGGAACGGAAGCTATACCCAGTTCGAGTGTCCCGGTGTCCATCTTGGATCCGGCTGCAGGGACTTTCTGCTGACCGAGCTGCATGAGAACATCCCGTACCGCATCTGCCTGCGCTCCCTGGCCCGCTCCGACCCAGCTCAGAGAGCAGACCATCAGGACTGTGTGGAGTTCACCCTGCCGCCGTCTGGGATGCAGGACATTGTGATTGCCATGACAACGGTGGGGGGAGCTATTTGCGTGATGCTGGTCATCATCTGCTTGCTGGTGGCAtacatcactgaaaacatcATGAGCCCCACGGCACAGCACACATACTCCTACCGCACTCACTCGCGTCACTGA